The DNA region CCAGAAGGCCCGGTAGAGAGGGCCGAAGGCCTCGGACTTCTCCTGACGAAAGACGAGGAGCCACCGGTCCTGCGCCATCCACACGTCGGAGTACAGGACGGTCCGGTCGCGCTCCTTCACCTCCCGGGAGAGGATCCCCGCGTGGGGCCGCAGGGCGGGGTAATTGGAAGGCTGGAGCAGACCTCCTCCGAACTGGGTCTTGGTCTGGTGGAGCCCGTTCCGGTCCAGGAGGAAGGCTTCCCCCGTCCGGCCCACCCGGACGCGCTCCACGATCTCGCTGAAGTAGTCCGTGGAGAGGCTGGCGCGGAGAATGTAGTACCGGTCTCCGGTCTGTCGCTTCACGGCGATGATGAAGTGCGGCACGGCGCGGTACCCCATGAAGAGGTCGCTCACGTACACGTCCTGCTGTGCGAGGACCTTGAACCAGTCCGCGTCCCGGTAGTTGCGGCCCTGGAGGTTGTACGGGCCGACGTACAAGAGGTGGCGCCCCGTGTCGTCGATGATGCCGATGTCGGTGTAAATCCCGGACCCCTGCTGGATCACCCGGAAGACCCTTTCCAGCTCGCCGTGGAGGAGCTGGTCGAGGGTGTACCGGTTGGCCACCGCCTGGAGCTCGGCGCGGCGGTTCTGGAGAAAGGACTCGATGAAATCCCTGTGGTTGGAGACGAGCCTCTCCTGCTGGTCCAGGACCATGGATTCGGCGTATCGCTGAAACTGCAGGTATCCCGCCCCGCCCACGAGAAAGAGGGGGATGAGGCAGGTCAGGAGCATGGCGCGGAGCAACCGCCGATGAAGCCTCGCGTAATTGTTCGGGGCCTCGCCCACGGCCTCACCCCTCCTTCGAAGCGACTCCATCCTCGCCTCGGGGAAGCAAGGCGAGGAGCCTCCGTCCGCTCTTCTTGCCCGCCGCCTGCACCGGCCAGGCCGGCTCGCGGGGGTTCCTGGGGACAATCTCGGCCCACCGGGTGGGGATGGCCAGTGCGTGAACCACGGCCGCCGCGCCCAGGAGCGCGAGGGCCCATCCGGTGATCTGCAGGTGGTCCCACAGGAGGAGAGCCAGACCGAGAATGACCGCGCCGGCGATCGCCTCGCCCCATCTCCAGGCGTACCGGCGGCGGACGCCGGCGATTTCGGAGAGGCGGCGAGCTTCCAGAATCTCCTCCCAATCGCCCAGCTCTCCGGCCTCGGGGACCGTTCGGTCCTGGAACCTCCACCGGAAGAGCCTCCGGTCGGTGAGGTACAGGCTCTCGGCGCGGAGAGCGGTTTCCTTGAGTGCCGAAAGGGGCAGGTTCAGGTGGCCATGGACCCAGTGGTGCTCCCCTGTCCACCCTTCGCCCGGCTCGAGGTGCGGGGCGATCAGCGCCTTCCCCAGCTCCGCCAGGGCCTCCTGGCGGAGCCGGGGGTACTTCTTGGCCGGGACGTCCCCCGTCCGGAGACCGCGGTCCAGGGCCTCGAGGCGGCGCCTCCAACCCTGGACGGCCGGGTCTCCCGCGGGGAGGTCAATCCTCATACGGGTATTCGCCCGGCGACACGCCCCGGGCATGGAGGCCGGGGATGAGGGTCACGACGCAGGCGACCACGAGGAGGAAGACGACGACGAAGGCGAACCATGGATCGGGCTCGAGAAAGAGCGAATCCACCGCGAAGTAGATCAGGATGCCATAGAGGAGCAGGTTTCCCAGAATCTGTCCGAGTTTCATCATGGCTCGCCCCTCACACGTGGTCTTTCATGTAGGCCAGGAAGAACAGCGCGGCCAGTCCCATCGACACGATCAGCAGGAGAAGCGCGTACCCCCACATGTTCGACAGCAGTTTCTTCACGGCATCCTCCTTACACCGCGTCCTGGACCAGGAGGGGAACCACCCAGTCCGGCACCCACTGGCCGCGCCGCGCCCTCCACGCGAAGAGGACCAGCGAAATGATGAACAGGCAGAGGAAGATCATCTGCCCCAGGGTCACGATCACCGACAGGGCCTGGAGGACCCGCATCTGTCCGCCCAGGAGCACGTTTGCAAGGGGTAGTCCCGCGCCGAGGGTCGCCAGGGCGAGGGAGAAGGAGAGCATGTACCGGATGGCCGGTCCCCGCACGAAGGCCGTGGCGATGGAGCCGAACTGCGCTCCGAACATGGCGCCCACGATCATGAACATGACGGCGAGGAAGTCCACGTTGCCTTCGATGGAATGGCGGAGACAGCCGTACGCGCCCGAGAAGACGATTTCCACCAAGTCGGTCCCGACGGCGATGTGCGTGGAACATCCCACGATGTACACGAGGGCGGGGACACGGATGAACCCTCCGCCCACTCCCAGGAATCCGGCCAGGATGCCCGTCACGACGCCCACGAGGACGATCACCCACATGGACACCACGACCCGGGCCGTCCGGCACCGGACGATGGGGGCGAGAGGAAAGCGCTGGAAGAGCCGGGGCAGGCCGGACGTGGTGACCTCCCGAGCCAGGGCCTTTCCCTCCTCGGCCATCTGGGCCAGGCGACGGTGGGACTTGACGGTCTCGTAAAGGGTGTAGACGAAGAGCGTGAACATGAGGCACACGGAGGCGGAAAGAAGCGCCACCGAGGAGAGGCCGAGGTGCTTGAAGTACCCGAGAAGGCGGATCCCCTCTTCCACGCCGAACATGGTCCCCGCCACCATGGACAGGGCGAGCACCCAGTCGATGTTGCCGAGCTGGCGGTGCCGCACGGTGGACACGATGCCCTTTCCGGCGATGTGCGTCATGTCGATGCCCGAGGCCATGTATCCAGGAAATCCGAACACGATGAGGGCCGGCGTGACCATGTACCCGCCGCCCACGCCGATGAAGCCCCCCACGATCCCCACCGTGAAGCCCGTGAAGACGAGGAGGAACCAGGGCGCCTGAATGCCCGCGATGAGAAAGTCAAACATGGCGTCTCCTCCCCTCTCAGTGACCCACGGAGTGGTCGATCTTCTTGAACTTCAGGCCCAGCATGTCGGTGAATCCCTCGGCCAGGTATCCGAGGCACACGCCGATGAGGCCCACCATGACGATGTTCCAGAGGCCCGAAAGGGGATTGGTCTTGATGTTCTTGTGCGTGAAGGTGTCCTTGTACTTGAACCCTTTGGCCTGCTTGAGTTCCCAGGGGATCTTCACGGTGAGCGTCCCGCCCTCCAGGGAGGCGCGTCGGCCTTCCGCGAGCGTCTCCAGGGAAATCACGCCCGTGGCGTGCTCCGGAAGGACATCCCCCTTCTTGACGGCGCGGGCCTGCAAGCCCTCGAGGGTCGAAAAGTCTCCCACGGTCAAGGCGGCGGGCTTTTCCGGCGTGGCGTCCATGAACGCCCTCGCGTTGACCGCGTATCCGTCGGCCTTGGCCTGGTAGTAATACCAATGCACCATCCGTCCGGAGGTATAGAAATGGACGGCGTACCAGAAGGCCCCCGCTGAGGCCGCCGCCCAGAACAGGAACTTGATGATGGAGCGGGTCCGTTCGCTTTGGGTCATCTCTCCCCCCTTTCTCAGACTCACCAGAGATCAGCCTAAAGGTGGGGAGAGAGGCAGGCCAGGGCTGTCCGTGTGGCCGGCCGTGATGTGGG from Acidobacteriota bacterium includes:
- a CDS encoding sulfite exporter TauE/SafE family protein; this translates as MFDFLIAGIQAPWFLLVFTGFTVGIVGGFIGVGGGYMVTPALIVFGFPGYMASGIDMTHIAGKGIVSTVRHRQLGNIDWVLALSMVAGTMFGVEEGIRLLGYFKHLGLSSVALLSASVCLMFTLFVYTLYETVKSHRRLAQMAEEGKALAREVTTSGLPRLFQRFPLAPIVRCRTARVVVSMWVIVLVGVVTGILAGFLGVGGGFIRVPALVYIVGCSTHIAVGTDLVEIVFSGAYGCLRHSIEGNVDFLAVMFMIVGAMFGAQFGSIATAFVRGPAIRYMLSFSLALATLGAGLPLANVLLGGQMRVLQALSVIVTLGQMIFLCLFIISLVLFAWRARRGQWVPDWVVPLLVQDAV